A genomic stretch from Burkholderiaceae bacterium DAT-1 includes:
- a CDS encoding alpha-hydroxy-acid oxidizing protein, producing MSSPSIERLPAGIVNLQDFEAHAQARVSEMAWAYLNGGAADEHTLRANRKAWDQIGLLPRVLRDLAGGHTRTQLLGRPLLHPILLAPIAYQRLFHADGEMAVAHAAAAQGAGLVLSAQASIDMEIVAAPMLAEPDAGSLWFQLYWRDDRDFMRALLRRVEAAGYQALVLTVDAPVHGARDRERRADFKLPDDIRAVNLGGIKQPLNLQPGQSALFDGLMPRAATWAEIDWIRQESRLPLLLKGVTHPLDAREALARGVTGFIVSNHGGRTLDTVPPATLLLPPIRAAVGPDVPVLVDGGIRRGTDVLKAIALGANAVLIGRPYVHALAACGALGVAHVLRLLRDELEIAMALSGCKTLADASPDLLVQGGRLPF from the coding sequence ATGAGCAGCCCGAGCATCGAACGACTGCCGGCAGGCATCGTCAATCTGCAGGACTTCGAAGCCCATGCGCAGGCGCGCGTGAGCGAGATGGCCTGGGCCTACCTGAATGGCGGGGCGGCAGACGAACACACCCTGCGCGCCAACCGCAAGGCATGGGACCAGATTGGCCTGCTGCCGCGCGTACTGCGCGATCTGGCGGGTGGACATACGCGGACGCAATTGCTGGGCCGTCCGCTGCTGCATCCGATCTTGCTCGCACCCATTGCCTACCAGCGTCTGTTTCATGCCGATGGCGAGATGGCGGTGGCACACGCCGCTGCGGCACAGGGCGCGGGTCTGGTGCTGAGCGCGCAAGCCAGTATCGACATGGAAATCGTTGCGGCACCGATGCTGGCCGAGCCCGATGCCGGATCGCTGTGGTTCCAGCTGTACTGGCGCGACGACCGTGATTTCATGCGCGCGCTGCTGCGGCGGGTAGAGGCGGCAGGCTATCAGGCGCTGGTGCTGACTGTGGATGCACCGGTGCACGGTGCGCGTGACCGTGAACGCCGCGCTGACTTTAAACTGCCGGACGATATTCGCGCGGTGAATCTGGGCGGCATTAAGCAACCGCTCAATCTGCAGCCGGGTCAGAGTGCACTGTTCGACGGCTTGATGCCGCGCGCCGCCACCTGGGCCGAGATCGACTGGATTCGTCAGGAAAGCCGCCTGCCGCTGCTGCTGAAGGGCGTGACGCATCCGCTGGATGCACGCGAAGCACTGGCGCGCGGCGTGACAGGTTTCATTGTTTCAAACCACGGTGGCCGGACGCTGGACACAGTGCCGCCTGCTACGCTGCTGCTGCCGCCGATTCGGGCGGCCGTGGGGCCGGACGTGCCGGTATTGGTGGATGGGGGCATCCGCCGAGGCACGGACGTACTGAAAGCGATTGCGCTAGGGGCAAATGCTGTGCTGATTGGCAGGCCGTATGTCCATGCGCTGGCCGCCTGTGGTGCGCTGGGGGTGGCACATGTGCTGCGCCTGTTGCGCGACGAGCTGGAAATCGCCATGGCGCTGTCCGGCTGCAAGACGCTGGCAGATGCCTCACCCGACCTGCTGGTGCAGGGTGGCAGACTTCCTTTTTGA
- a CDS encoding MotA/TolQ/ExbB proton channel family protein gives MQDTVNQAVGFGHFISQSDAVGKTLLVLLILMSVASWALIAAKGIGQFLRNKRATAFLDFFWNARSLEAVQAEIQTHGAHDPFSHLSAHAMHAQAHHARYGSAKLAEAGTANDFITRTIKKVLDEETTRLESGLTTLATIGATAPFVGLFGTVWGVYHALLAIGMSGAGTLDKVATPVGEALIMTGIGLGVAIPAVVAYNAFTRGNRVLTGKLDAFAYELHSFLTMGEAPGAAAAGNVVPLKQSAH, from the coding sequence ATGCAAGATACCGTGAACCAGGCAGTTGGCTTCGGCCACTTTATTTCGCAGTCCGATGCGGTGGGCAAAACCTTGCTGGTGCTGCTGATTCTGATGTCGGTGGCTTCTTGGGCGCTGATTGCTGCCAAGGGCATTGGCCAGTTTCTGCGTAACAAGCGCGCCACTGCCTTCCTCGATTTCTTCTGGAATGCGCGCTCGCTGGAAGCCGTACAGGCTGAAATCCAGACGCATGGTGCCCATGATCCTTTCTCGCATCTGAGCGCACATGCCATGCATGCGCAGGCACACCATGCCCGTTACGGTTCGGCCAAGCTGGCTGAAGCCGGTACAGCCAACGATTTCATCACCCGTACCATCAAGAAGGTGCTGGACGAAGAAACCACCCGTCTCGAATCCGGCCTGACGACGCTTGCGACGATTGGCGCGACCGCACCCTTTGTGGGCCTGTTTGGCACCGTGTGGGGCGTGTATCACGCGCTCTTGGCCATTGGCATGAGTGGTGCCGGTACGCTGGATAAAGTGGCTACACCCGTGGGCGAAGCGCTGATCATGACCGGTATCGGTCTGGGCGTGGCGATTCCGGCGGTGGTGGCATACAACGCCTTCACCCGTGGCAACCGCGTGCTGACTGGCAAGCTGGATGCCTTTGCCTACGAATTGCATAGCTTCCTGACGATGGGCGAAGCGCCCGGTGCCGCAGCGGCGGGCAATGTCGTGCCGCTCAAGCAGTCTGCACATTGA
- a CDS encoding TonB-dependent receptor — translation MNRNDHKRKVNHLLPLGALAAGFGLTQVAMADTVTPATAPTQQTTAASDEAALPVVRVKAAAEKQGKDSYQATETRIGKGKQDIRDIPQALTVVTEKLIDDRNLDNVKEVLKNTAGITFQAAEGGEEDIKIHGISLQSTGDIFIDGMRDPAFYDRDTFFLDKVELLRGSGALMFGRGSSGGAVNQVTKHAQLADQNQVDVTVASHNGVRAVADLNQRVGESTAWRIAAMANRADNDGAGNSIKKSGIAANVRTGIDEQDEFGLTLYSLTNRNGMNYGMPWIRPSLTSPTEAITLIPTDPTAYYGMASDYNNGSARYIMADHTHRFSPDMELVTKVRSASYTRDQRAGTVRFAAAAQQPGKVAVTLDTFGPNTVLSRGTQLKVQDMQTINAQSDLSAKFNFGGFAHNLQTGFDFSQEKKQVYSTLSAAQGGIVPVKPTTTVGTVDDGAWIDETLRSFRTNNDYVSKGYGAYVQDLVEIAPMWKVLAGLRYDKLKGNYNVYTIPTNAAGPVTTLPYQMNIGEWSKRAAVIFQPNERLSFHLMGATSFNTSGDTYSLSAANQNIPPEQSVNVELGGQIDSEDGKLTTRFGIFRATKLHERNTDPLTNLVELSGKRHAAGIDIDVTGRITPALEIFTTFTWMPVAKIDIAAPGSEGQGTRPSLTPKYSGSVWSTYKLDSRWRVGAGLTTRGEQQPNRNPGFFAPAFTVGNLMAEYTIREDEMIVRLNVDNVTDKLYADTLYTGHYVPGKGRIVSLTGTYKF, via the coding sequence ATGAATCGCAACGATCACAAGCGCAAGGTTAATCATCTGCTGCCTTTGGGCGCACTGGCTGCAGGCTTTGGCCTGACTCAGGTCGCCATGGCCGACACTGTGACGCCAGCCACTGCACCTACCCAGCAAACTACCGCAGCGAGCGACGAAGCAGCTTTGCCGGTGGTGCGTGTGAAAGCGGCTGCCGAAAAGCAGGGCAAGGACAGCTATCAGGCCACTGAAACCCGCATTGGCAAGGGCAAGCAGGATATCCGCGATATTCCGCAGGCACTGACTGTGGTGACCGAAAAGCTGATCGACGATCGCAATCTGGACAATGTGAAGGAAGTGCTGAAGAACACCGCGGGCATTACTTTCCAGGCAGCCGAAGGTGGCGAAGAAGACATCAAGATTCACGGTATCTCCCTGCAAAGCACAGGCGATATCTTTATTGATGGCATGCGCGATCCGGCCTTCTACGACCGCGATACCTTCTTCCTCGACAAGGTTGAACTGCTGCGCGGATCAGGCGCACTGATGTTTGGTCGTGGCTCGAGTGGTGGCGCCGTGAATCAGGTGACCAAGCATGCGCAGCTGGCCGACCAGAATCAGGTGGATGTGACCGTGGCCAGCCACAATGGCGTGCGTGCCGTGGCCGATTTGAATCAGCGCGTGGGTGAATCCACCGCCTGGCGCATTGCGGCGATGGCCAATCGTGCCGATAACGACGGCGCAGGTAATTCCATCAAGAAGTCCGGCATTGCGGCCAACGTGCGCACCGGCATTGATGAGCAGGATGAATTCGGCCTGACGCTGTATTCGCTGACCAACCGTAATGGCATGAACTACGGCATGCCGTGGATTCGTCCGTCGCTGACTTCGCCGACCGAAGCCATCACCCTGATCCCGACCGATCCGACTGCCTACTACGGCATGGCCAGCGATTACAACAACGGCAGCGCCCGTTACATCATGGCGGATCACACCCATCGCTTCAGTCCGGACATGGAGCTGGTCACCAAGGTGCGCAGCGCAAGCTACACCCGCGATCAGCGCGCCGGTACCGTGCGTTTTGCCGCCGCAGCACAACAGCCGGGCAAGGTGGCCGTGACGCTGGATACCTTCGGCCCGAATACCGTGCTGTCGCGCGGCACTCAGTTGAAGGTTCAGGACATGCAGACTATCAACGCCCAGAGCGATCTGAGCGCCAAGTTCAACTTCGGCGGCTTCGCACATAATCTGCAAACCGGCTTCGATTTCTCGCAGGAGAAGAAGCAGGTGTATTCCACCCTGTCCGCAGCGCAAGGCGGTATCGTGCCGGTCAAGCCGACCACTACTGTGGGTACTGTGGATGATGGTGCATGGATTGATGAGACTCTGCGCAGCTTCCGCACCAATAATGACTATGTATCCAAGGGCTATGGTGCCTATGTGCAGGATCTGGTTGAAATCGCGCCGATGTGGAAGGTGCTGGCCGGTCTGCGCTATGACAAGCTGAAGGGCAACTACAACGTGTACACCATCCCGACCAATGCAGCGGGCCCGGTGACCACCTTGCCGTACCAGATGAATATCGGCGAGTGGAGCAAGCGTGCGGCTGTGATTTTCCAGCCAAACGAACGCCTTTCCTTCCATCTGATGGGTGCGACTTCTTTCAATACTTCGGGTGATACCTACTCGCTGAGCGCGGCTAACCAGAACATTCCGCCAGAACAATCGGTGAACGTGGAACTGGGCGGCCAGATCGATTCCGAAGATGGCAAGCTGACGACCCGCTTCGGCATCTTCCGCGCCACCAAGCTGCACGAGCGCAATACCGATCCGCTGACCAATCTGGTCGAGCTGTCGGGCAAGCGCCATGCCGCCGGGATCGACATTGATGTCACCGGCCGCATCACGCCGGCGCTGGAAATCTTCACTACCTTTACATGGATGCCGGTGGCCAAGATTGATATCGCCGCGCCGGGCTCCGAAGGGCAGGGCACCCGTCCGTCGCTGACGCCGAAGTACTCCGGCAGCGTATGGTCCACTTATAAGCTCGACAGCCGGTGGCGCGTCGGTGCGGGTCTGACCACCCGTGGCGAACAGCAGCCTAACCGCAATCCGGGCTTCTTTGCCCCGGCCTTTACGGTGGGCAATCTGATGGCGGAATACACCATTCGCGAGGACGAAATGATCGTGCGCCTGAATGTGGATAACGTCACCGACAAGCTGTATGCCGATACGCTCTACACTGGTCATTATGTGCCGGGCAAGGGTCGGATTGTCTCGCTGACCGGAACTTATAAATTCTAA
- a CDS encoding DUF1963 domain-containing protein: MKFMIKNLLSIFQRKVDVPVETIHWPDLQSKLSPYTRIAWVPDTVERRAGPLASKFSGTPGLAIGETWPCCGHCQQPMQLFVQLNVHDLPEEALNAFGGGLLQVFYCTNQEQECEIECEAYAPFAKSTLIRVLDPAAIASESSDSSPVSDAFPERKITGWIPKEDYPNWEELHERGMHLSDAEQELLSEQGYPLPKDKLLGWPHWVQGVEYPSCPDCGKAMRLVCQIDSEDNLPIMFGDAGCAHVTQCEDHRDRLAIAWACY, encoded by the coding sequence ATGAAATTCATGATAAAGAATCTACTCTCCATATTTCAGCGAAAAGTAGACGTTCCAGTAGAAACCATCCACTGGCCAGACTTGCAATCCAAGCTGTCCCCCTATACGCGGATAGCTTGGGTGCCAGATACCGTAGAACGTCGTGCTGGACCATTGGCCTCGAAGTTTTCCGGTACACCGGGGCTGGCGATAGGCGAGACTTGGCCGTGCTGCGGCCACTGTCAGCAACCAATGCAGCTATTTGTGCAGTTGAATGTGCATGACTTGCCGGAGGAGGCATTGAATGCGTTTGGCGGCGGGCTATTGCAGGTGTTCTATTGCACTAATCAGGAACAAGAGTGCGAAATAGAATGTGAAGCCTATGCACCCTTCGCGAAGAGTACCCTGATCCGGGTACTCGATCCCGCCGCGATTGCTAGCGAGTCCTCAGATTCGAGTCCAGTCAGCGACGCCTTTCCCGAGCGCAAGATTACCGGTTGGATACCTAAGGAGGATTATCCGAACTGGGAAGAGTTGCATGAACGGGGCATGCATTTATCCGATGCAGAGCAAGAATTACTGAGCGAACAAGGTTATCCGCTGCCCAAAGACAAATTGCTCGGCTGGCCTCACTGGGTGCAGGGTGTGGAGTATCCATCTTGCCCGGATTGCGGCAAAGCGATGCGGCTGGTATGCCAGATCGATTCCGAGGATAACCTGCCGATCATGTTCGGCGATGCCGGATGTGCGCATGTGACCCAGTGCGAAGATCATCGGGACAGGCTGGCGATTGCATGGGCGTGTTATTGA
- a CDS encoding Fe2+-dependent dioxygenase: protein MLLRIPDVLNADQLARARELLAAAAWIDGRTTAGAQAALVKHNEQLQMGTPQHAELQALVLGALDKHPLFFSAALPKRILPPLFNRYSGDSNTYGDHVDQSIRYLPGGVQRVRTDISCTLFFCDPDEYEGGELVIADTYGSQRVKLAAGDMVLYPGTSVHRVEPVTRGARLASFFWIESMVRSDDQRRLLFDMDMSLMRLRSELGETPEMVQLTGTYHNLLRMWADT, encoded by the coding sequence ATGCTGCTGCGTATCCCCGATGTACTCAATGCAGACCAGCTGGCGCGTGCGCGCGAGCTGCTGGCCGCTGCGGCCTGGATCGACGGTCGCACCACGGCTGGCGCACAGGCGGCGCTGGTGAAGCATAACGAGCAATTGCAGATGGGTACGCCGCAGCATGCAGAACTGCAGGCGCTGGTACTGGGTGCGCTGGACAAGCATCCGCTGTTTTTCTCGGCAGCCCTGCCCAAGCGCATTCTGCCGCCGCTGTTCAATCGCTACAGCGGCGACAGCAATACCTACGGCGATCATGTGGATCAATCGATCCGCTATCTGCCGGGCGGCGTCCAGCGCGTGCGTACCGACATTTCCTGCACGCTGTTTTTCTGCGATCCGGATGAATATGAGGGCGGCGAACTGGTCATTGCCGACACCTATGGCTCGCAGCGTGTGAAGCTGGCAGCGGGTGATATGGTGCTCTATCCCGGCACCAGCGTGCATCGCGTCGAACCGGTGACACGCGGCGCACGTCTGGCCAGTTTTTTCTGGATCGAAAGCATGGTGCGCTCGGATGATCAGCGCCGTCTGCTGTTCGATATGGACATGAGCCTGATGCGCCTGCGTAGCGAGTTGGGCGAGACACCGGAAATGGTGCAGCTCACCGGCACCTATCACAACCTCTTGCGCATGTGGGCGGACACATGA
- a CDS encoding biopolymer transporter ExbD — MAFASFDNKRSGAPVAEINMVPLIDVMLVLLVIFILTAPLLTHAVKLDLPKVSSTANVAPVDKIEFAIDAQGQRFWNGEPVTRAEAIHRFAAEGQKGNQPEIHLRADQNGRYREVVETLADASKAGLNKIGFVSEPDAN; from the coding sequence ATGGCTTTTGCTTCATTTGACAATAAGCGCAGTGGCGCACCGGTCGCGGAAATCAATATGGTGCCGCTGATCGACGTGATGCTGGTGCTGCTGGTGATTTTTATTCTGACTGCGCCGCTGCTGACGCATGCAGTCAAGCTGGATCTGCCCAAGGTCAGCTCGACTGCGAATGTGGCGCCGGTCGACAAGATCGAGTTTGCCATTGATGCCCAGGGACAGCGTTTCTGGAATGGCGAACCGGTGACCCGAGCCGAGGCCATCCATCGCTTTGCTGCCGAAGGCCAGAAGGGCAATCAACCGGAAATTCATCTGCGTGCCGATCAGAATGGTCGCTACCGCGAAGTGGTGGAAACCCTGGCCGATGCCAGCAAGGCAGGCCTGAACAAGATCGGTTTTGTCAGCGAACCCGACGCGAACTAG
- a CDS encoding cytochrome b/b6 domain-containing protein, producing the protein MPVWDRLVRVLHWSLVAGVLTTWVSGLWPGEHFDDIHPLAGYCVAAVVVIRLIWGLAGSHYARFAQFVRHPAETLMYVRDVRAGQEKRYIGHNPLGSWMVLALLTHCAALAFTGWLYTTDAFWGYGWLSDLHAALAWSLTVLIPLHVGGVIVSSRRHRENLLRAMFTGRKPAPGPHDER; encoded by the coding sequence ATCCCGGTCTGGGATAGACTCGTCCGGGTGCTGCACTGGAGTCTGGTGGCTGGCGTGCTCACTACCTGGGTGAGCGGGCTCTGGCCGGGTGAGCATTTCGACGACATTCATCCGCTGGCTGGCTATTGTGTGGCAGCAGTGGTGGTGATCAGGTTGATCTGGGGACTGGCTGGGTCGCACTATGCGCGCTTTGCACAGTTTGTCCGTCACCCTGCAGAAACGCTGATGTATGTCCGGGATGTACGCGCAGGACAGGAAAAACGCTATATCGGCCACAATCCGCTGGGCAGCTGGATGGTGCTGGCCTTGCTGACCCATTGTGCGGCGCTGGCCTTTACCGGCTGGCTGTATACCACCGATGCCTTCTGGGGTTACGGCTGGTTGTCGGATCTGCACGCGGCACTGGCGTGGTCGCTGACCGTCCTGATCCCCTTACATGTGGGCGGTGTCATCGTGAGCAGTCGTCGCCATCGCGAAAATCTGCTGCGAGCCATGTTCACCGGGCGCAAACCTGCACCTGGCCCGCACGACGAGCGCTAG
- a CDS encoding energy transducer TonB, with product MSQIATVYADTAVEFRQQPAVSLLPLPAQADELSKGGRRALGAAVLALHVLGAWAVWHAIPAQPPVPRVTTMMVSMIALPERITPEPPKAQPQPAPQSRPTPAPVIAAAPSPAPAQHNFVAPEPEPVPPAPVAVAPAPAPVVTPAPVAPPQPPAPKKIPPSAVRYQKLPVLNFPLLSKRAHESGIVVLRIVVDASGRLKDASVHKSSGFARLDEQAIQDIRSARFAPQTEDGKAVEWETLAPLAYELDR from the coding sequence GTGTCGCAAATCGCTACTGTCTATGCTGATACCGCTGTTGAGTTTCGCCAGCAGCCTGCCGTGTCCTTGCTGCCACTGCCTGCTCAGGCGGATGAGCTGAGCAAGGGCGGCCGCCGTGCGCTTGGGGCGGCGGTGCTTGCGCTCCATGTGCTGGGTGCCTGGGCGGTGTGGCATGCGATACCTGCGCAGCCGCCCGTGCCGCGTGTCACCACCATGATGGTGAGCATGATTGCCTTGCCCGAGCGGATCACGCCGGAACCGCCGAAAGCACAGCCGCAACCGGCCCCGCAATCCCGCCCGACACCTGCGCCAGTGATTGCTGCTGCGCCGTCGCCCGCGCCTGCCCAGCACAATTTTGTGGCCCCTGAACCCGAGCCCGTGCCGCCTGCACCCGTTGCGGTGGCCCCGGCGCCCGCGCCTGTGGTGACACCCGCGCCGGTTGCGCCTCCGCAGCCACCGGCTCCGAAAAAGATTCCGCCCAGTGCCGTGCGCTACCAGAAGCTGCCGGTACTGAATTTCCCGCTGTTGTCCAAGCGTGCGCATGAATCCGGCATTGTGGTGCTGCGTATTGTGGTGGATGCCAGTGGCCGCCTGAAGGATGCCAGTGTGCATAAGTCGTCCGGCTTTGCGCGGCTGGATGAGCAGGCGATACAGGATATCCGCAGCGCCCGCTTTGCGCCGCAAACCGAAGACGGCAAAGCTGTGGAATGGGAAACGCTGGCACCGCTCGCCTACGAGCTGGATCGTTGA
- a CDS encoding PepSY domain-containing protein, with product MKLLLTLVVSLFSASAFAHGNVSCPVMPKEEKKPQMELQRKLEAEGWKIRQVKNFNNCYEVYGFDAKGNKMEVFFNPKTFERVYAEGEQPAAAK from the coding sequence ATGAAATTGTTGCTGACGCTTGTTGTATCCCTTTTCTCTGCCTCCGCCTTTGCGCATGGCAATGTGTCCTGCCCGGTGATGCCCAAGGAAGAGAAAAAGCCGCAAATGGAGCTGCAGCGCAAGCTGGAAGCCGAAGGCTGGAAGATCCGTCAGGTGAAAAACTTCAACAACTGCTACGAGGTCTACGGCTTTGACGCCAAGGGCAACAAGATGGAAGTGTTCTTCAATCCCAAGACTTTCGAGCGTGTGTATGCCGAAGGTGAGCAACCGGCCGCCGCCAAGTGA